The following coding sequences are from one Vulpes vulpes isolate BD-2025 chromosome 12, VulVul3, whole genome shotgun sequence window:
- the LOC112927600 gene encoding LOW QUALITY PROTEIN: M-phase phosphoprotein 9-like (The sequence of the model RefSeq protein was modified relative to this genomic sequence to represent the inferred CDS: inserted 1 base in 1 codon; deleted 2 bases in 1 codon; substituted 1 base at 1 genomic stop codon), translating to MEDFDLVKSLQKTSCSVESDIKNSPPFGLNLNTNRSSPHLSTNGVSSFSGKTRPSVIQGPLEVLTSLMQELQNSGKTDLELWKNCEIRXLQLFNLVEKQCQEQIVAQQEQFHNQIQSIQEEIKNLVKLQTSNASWASYDTSLSKQFSSESQMGFFSENSERNEPIISYPKSNEXEMQQETSTSQPDCNVDSGSVSSGYGTFCVSELNTYKSKDSKEFMEHTEVSEGQFGAPLGQTQSLVDGVKNKSFHIHTAEEFCPSLKEDISIFPGEFEHSFLGENKISEVYSGKTNSKSITSWAQKLKQNQPKRALTEEGCSKSMQGNEQARKSPVEKSNFTAAKHPHAFYLNRPDESPDSWMSDSGTGLTYWKLEEKDMYHSLPETLEKTFVPASSTDMSPGQSNTSNEMKLPSLKDIYHKKQRENKQLPERNLTSASNPNHPPEVLTLDPTLHMKPNQISGIQPQGFLNALDDRISFSPDSVLEPSMSSHSDVDSFSQASNIASQLSGFPKYPSNTKALPVDSWKNHGFQNESRTSSTFPSIYTITSNDISVNTVDEENTVMATSASVSQSQLPGTVSSVPECISLTSLEDPVILSKIRQNLKEKHARHIADLRAYYESEINSLKQKLEAKEISAAEDWKKTNQILVDRCGQLDSALSEATSRVRTLENKNNLLEIEVVVSLLILQSHLCYPLEKDWQLHQHAGSSCQEYAFAVPTMATLTWGHVDSTHQGHGGSVSS from the exons ATGGAAGATTTTGATTTGGTGAAATCCTTACAAAAAACTTCATGTTCTGTAGAATCTGATATAAAAAATTCTCCCCCTTTTGGACTGAACTTAAATACTAATAGAAGTAGTCCCCACCTTAGTACAAATGGGGTATCCTCTTTCTCAGGGAAGACCAGACCATCTGTAATTCAAGGTCCACTTGAAGTCCTCACCTCTTTAATGCAAGAGCTACAAAACAGTGGAAAGACTGATTTGGAACTTTGGAAAAACTGTGAGATCAGGTGATTACAGCTATTCAATTTGGTGGAAAAACAATGCCAAGAACAGATAGTTGCCCAGCAGGAACAATTCCACAACCAAATTCAAAGTATACAAGAGGAGATAAAAAATTTAGTCAAGCTACAGACCAGTAATGCTTCCTGGGCTTCCTATGATACTTCTTTAAGCAAACAATTTTCTTCAGAAAGtcaaatgggt tttttttctgaaaacagtGAGAGAAATGAACCTATTATCAGTTATCCTAAGTCTAACG TCGAAATGCAGCAAGAAACATCCACGTCACAACCAGACTGCAATGTGGATAGTGGCTCAGTGAGCAGTGGATATGGTACCTTTTGTGTCTCTGAATTAAATACCTACAAATCTAAGGATTCTAAGGAGTTCATGGAGCACACAGAGGTTTCTGAAGGACAGTTTGGTGCACCTTTGGGGCAGACACAGTCACTTGTAGATGGTGTAAAAAACAAGAGTTTTCATATACACACCGCTGAAGAGTTCTGTCCATCTTTAAAGgaagatatttccatttttcctggTGAATTTGAACACAGTTTTCTTGGCGAAAATAAGATTTCGGAAGTATACAGtggaaaaacaaatagcaaatctATAACATCATGGGCACAAAAGCTGAAGCAGAACCAGCCAAAGAGAGCGCTTACAGAAGAAGGGTGTTCAAAATCTATGCAAGGAAATGAGCAAGCCAGGAAATCACCAGTTGAGAAATCTAATTTCACTGCTGCTAAGCATCCTCATGCTTTTTACCTCAATAGACCGGATGAGAGTCCAGATTCTTGGATGTCTGATTCAGGAACAGGACTGACTTACTGGAAGTTGGAAGAGAAGGACATGTATCACTCCCTGCCTGAAACTTTAGAGAAGACGTTTGTACCGGCCTCCTCCACAGATATGTCACCAGGCCAGTCAAATACTAGTAATGAGATGAAGCTGCCATCACTGAAGGATatttatcataaaaaacaaagggaaaacaagCAGTTACCTGAGCGGAATCTCACTTCTGCTTCCAACCCAAATCATCCACCAGAGGTACTAACTCTAGATCCAACGTTACACATGAAGCCAAATCAGATTTCAGGGATTCAGCCACAAGGCTTTTTGAATGCCCTTGATGACAGAATATCCTTTTCACCAGACTCTGTTCTTGAACCTAGTATGTCTAGTCACTCTGATGTAGACTCATTTTCACAAGCAAGTAATATCGCTTCTCAGTTATCTGGATTCCCAAAATATccttcaaatacaaaagctttaCCAGTGGACTCTTGGAAGAATCATGGATTCCAAAATGAAAGTAGGACCAGTTCCACATTTCCTTCAATTTATACCATTACTAGTAATGATATCTCAGTCAACACTGTGGATGAAGAAAACACTGTCATGGCAACCTCAGCTTCAGTCAGCCAGTCCCAGCTTCCAGGGACAGTCAGCAGTGTCCCAGAGTGCATCTCATTGACTTCCCTGGAAGATCCTGTGATACTGTCGAAAATTAGGCAGAACCTAAAGGAAAAGCATGCTCGACATATAGCAGATCTTCGAGCTTACTATGAATCAGAAATAAATAGTTTGAAACAGAAACTGGAGGCAAAGGAAATTTCAGCAGCTGAAGATTGGAAGAAAACCAATCAAATTCTTGTAGACAGATGTGGCCAATTAGATAGTGCTCTGAGTGAAGCTACTAGTCGTGTGAGAACACTTGAAAATAAGAATAACTTACTGGAAATAGAAGTTGTTGTCTCATTGTtaa